In Hylaeus volcanicus isolate JK05 unplaced genomic scaffold, UHH_iyHylVolc1.0_haploid 12237, whole genome shotgun sequence, the genomic stretch TCTGGTAATGATAAACAGTGGTGAATCACCTGGACTCACAAAATTAAGTATATCGTGGTTCTAGTTTGTACTATAATTGTGTTGTCAACAACAACACTCatactatttcatttacaaattttagtaccgtatatatgtacatacaaaaatgtCATATCAGGTAACGCCTACAGTTCTggttaatattttctacttgTGTTGTCTTCTAATAGACATTCACAGGTGATTTAAAAAGTGAAGTGGATAGTAGCTATACTGTCtgtaataatagcaataaagaaattgtgaaCGAAGAAGCATTCAACCTTAATGAATTCGGAATTCTTGACGGAGATGCGAAGAAAGAAAGTGACGATTCGCATTCTCGAACTCAATTAGGTAATAATAGTCATACGAACCTAGGTTACACATTTCATAAGTGACTTACAGATGCAATGAAGGAAGAAAAACTTGATacttctgaaaataatttaaactgcACGAAGCAGACAATTCAATACGATTCTACATATTCAGAAAGTCAGAATCTTAAGCAGGAATTAAACTCTATAAAACATGTAGAAAATCCAACGAATAACTTGCTTAAATATAGTAATCAAAATTCTATTACCGAGAAAGAACGTGATAAAAAGGTTTCTGTCGAAATAATGTCAAATAAAAGAACACGATTCACGAAGGAGTTAACCGGACAAATCGACGCTAAtccatttttagaaaaagaaactagtGATGTTGGCGAACATTTCAATGAGGTACAAGAAAGTTCAGAAAAGATGTTTTTCACAGAATCCCCAGAGATACTTGCAGAAAGTATTACTGTAAACGTTGAAGAAACCCAGTCCGATGCTTTTCAGAGCATAGATGCAGTAGGGACCGAGGTAACGAGTAAATCCACAAttgagaatttcaaaatttgtcaaaaCGGAGAAAACACAAATCAGAGTGATGATATAATTCAAAGAGACGGtaataaaattacgaattaaaGTTACATTAAAAAGACAAGTAATATTTTGCGTAAATAATgcagtaaaaaaaatgaagctaAATCGAGTTGCCGTTAATTCGAATGATCATACAAACTTAGCAATATCGTGTGACAAAACCGCAGATAAGACTAAGCCTCACGAGGGGAGTAAAAACAAGCTTGAACTACAAAAATGCATGAAGGATCCACGAGAAGAAGTTGAACTAAAAGAACAcggaaaaacaaaatttgcacCTACTGAAATCCTGAACTCAGAATCAGATTTATACAAACGTTCCGCTTCAAATATTAGTAAAGAGATGAGGGAAGACCCAACGGTAAAcatcgaaaaggaaaaatacacGGACTCAAATAATGCTACAGAtgatcaaaaaaaaaaaagagtaaacaCTCCAgttgaaaaaaacaataataataatattatacaaactgATACTCGTGACAAAATACATAGTTACAAacgcaacaaaaaaaaaaatggatgcAGTGATGATAAGGTTAATAAGGAAAAACATGTACAAGTTGATGAGAAGggtcaaaaaattgttaaaaactGTCTGAGTGATACTGAAAATGATCGTCattgcgttaaaaaaaatggaaagggggaaaaaaagaaattcgatattGTTGATGAACAAGAAGAAGGCGTCGAACTAAAGGTGAAAAGTAGGCAGAAAGACAACGAAACGGTTcgggaagaagaaaaaggggaAAGTCTTGTTGAAGAAACTGAAGTAAGTactgaagaagaagaagaagaagaccaAGAAGAACAAGAAACTGAAGAAGAAGCTGCAGAGGAAGCTGAAGAAGAAGCTGCAGAGGAAGctgaagaagaaattgaagaacaAGCTGAAGAAGAAACTGAAGAACAAGCTGAAGAAAAAGCTGAAGAACAACCTGAAGAACAAGCTGAAGAAGAACAGCAATACCCTGTAGATGAGTTTGAAGACACGGATGAAAAAGGAGAATATATGGATCAAGGCGAtgaagaggaggaagaggatGACGATGAAGAAACGGGTCATGATGTTGATGGTagctatatttaaaaattaaaaaacagcTTTTTTCTGTTTAGAGACGTTACAAGGGTTTATAGTTAACGAAATACCGGCCAACGAAGTTCCGAGTGATCATTACGAGGAGGATgaggaagaaattttaacCTTAGATGAAGAtgatttagaattaatagcTGAGAATACTGGAGCTCCCGCGGTAACCTAACCATtgaatcaataaaaaataaaattttattttagattaagACCCACAAATCAAAAAGATCAAAATTTAGACGGCTTAAGCGATTTGTGGACGACTATACGAGTGACGATGACAACGAAAAATCTCAGGACGTTGAGCTAAAAACGTCAGttataaaagagaaaacgaaatcAAGAATGTCTTCGTTAGAAGAACAAGAAGATTTAAGTGATTTGTACGGGGATAATGATGATTTGAGTCTTTCTGATGATAAGTCAGTTTCTGATATGAGTGACTATGGAGTAGACATAGAAGTTTCGTCTTtgattcgaaatattttcggaGATGTACGTACtgtgtttgaaatattaggaAGGCGCCGACGCGTTACAAATGATGATTATTCTTACGAATACAAAGCTGCATACGAGAAAAATTGTCGCTCCATCACAACGAATTCGTTAAACTCGAAAAATTCACTACTGGGTGGAGAAGCACCCTTGCAGTTACgatcagaaaaaaattctggAGAAACGGAAGGAGGTCTGAATTGTGACTCTGACTCAATGTTGTGGCAATTAGACAAACCGGAACGTCATTCTCACCGTTACAAATTAAGGAAAGCACATTATACAGATGACGAACTAAAAAGGGAGGCGGAATGGATAAGCTTGCAATTAGTGTCTAACAGTCCTATACATTTTGTGAATCATGatcctttttctttaaaaaaaatttatcaaagcACATTTGGAGCGAAAAGTAATTACTACGATCCTGAAACGACATCAGTTATTGAGGATATTGAGGAGAAAATTTgcttgtttttatatttcctaCTCAATGAACATCTTGAGGTGCCAGTAATAATGCTGCATCATGGGCATCGTCTATGTCCTCCACTAAATGAGCGTTTCGCATGGTATATTGTGGAAATGGATCAACAATGGTCATCCTTGTCTAAAGAAGCTCAGTTTGTGTCAAATCTTCTTGCTCGACTACCAAAGGAGGATCCAGATATTAGTATTCttactgaaaaaataaataattttaaaaatgaacaagacGTTGAGGATGTCCGGCATTATATTAGTTTCTATTACTCTGATTTAGCCTTTAATGATTCAATACGAAAAGGACGGAAACAAGCCTCTTCATTTACAGGAGTGTCTTGGAATGATAGCCAGCATTAcggaattgaaaaaaattggacaccatttttattaactcctTCGGAGCTTGcaaaaaacattgaaatgtCGGAGGTATTCACGAACTTAATAGCCTCTCGCTTCACGGTAACAAACACAGATTTAAACGTAGAAAAATTACCATTTAGAGAGCCACCTTTAGTTGACCAATCAATGGAAAGCTTAAATTCATGGCTCTCTTCACTTGTAGTTGGACCATTTAATTCAAGTTCCAGAGTTTTAGAGGCGATTTTGTCCTTAGAATCACGAAAGCTTTCGGTTTCTGTTCAAATACGCGAACTGCTGCGGCGCTGGTTTTACAATGTTGCGGCAATTACTACGGTATTAACCCCTGTTGGAGAAAACATTGTAAATTTAGGTCATCGAACGTGGGCAGCCCTTAATTTACGAAGAAAGCCggtaaaagaattaattagctttgcgttgaaattcgacgaaGAAGCGAGTACATATGACGAGTACCGTCATCAGCTTACCCAAAAAGAATACATTTGCCGCAAAGCTACAGCGTTTTTGGATATTCTAGACGCTGAATCGAAAGGTCATGTGACTCTTATTATTCATCCTGTTGGAGAAAATGAAGTTCTCCCCTGGAGAGACGATTCCGATTCTCTTGCATTAtcagtttataaaaaaaatgatttgttacTGTTGGATACACAATCATATGATAAGATGGACGCGGAAACTTTAAATACACTTATTGATATCTTAACTAATCTTTACGTAATATCGCCAACATCAATATGGGCAACAGaagttcaaaaaaaaattttaaaacgtttagtttttaacgaactaattaaatttttcagaaaagaaTTAAGAAAACGATTACAGTGCCGAGCTGAAGATTGTGTTGCTTTTTTGTGCTATGATTCTCTTAAGTATCGACTTAGTTTACAATCTTATAGGAATCAAAAAGGAAAATCGTTCCGCGACcgaaagaatatttctaacaATAAACTATCGAATTATTCAGATTCAGATTCGTCAGCTTCTTCAAAAGATGTGGACGCATTGTCAGATGAACAAAGAGATTTCTCGTTGTACACGTCACCCCGC encodes the following:
- the LOC128883720 gene encoding uncharacterized protein LOC128883720 isoform X3, yielding MSYQTFTGDLKSEVDSSYTVCNNSNKEIVNEEAFNLNEFGILDGDAKKESDDSHSRTQLDAMKEEKLDTSENNLNCTKQTIQYDSTYSESQNLKQELNSIKHVENPTNNLLKYSNQNSITEKERDKKVSVEIMSNKRTRFTKELTGQIDANPFLEKETSDVGEHFNEVQESSEKMFFTESPEILAESITVNVEETQSDAFQSIDAVGTEVTSKSTIENFKICQNGENTNQSDDIIQRDVKKMKLNRVAVNSNDHTNLAISCDKTADKTKPHEGSKNKLELQKCMKDPREEVELKEHGKTKFAPTEILNSESDLYKRSASNISKEMREDPTVNIEKEKYTDSNNATDDQKKKRVNTPVEKNNNNNIIQTDTRDKIHSYKRNKKKNGCSDDKVNKEKHVQVDEKGQKIVKNCLSDTENDRHCVKKNGKGEKKKFDIVDEQEEGVELKVKSRQKDNETVREEEKGESLVEETEVSTEEEEEEDQEEQETEEEAAEEAEEEAAEEAEEEIEEQAEEETEEQAEEKAEEQPEEQAEEEQQYPVDEFEDTDEKGEYMDQGDEEEEEDDDEETGHDVDETLQGFIVNEIPANEVPSDHYEEDEEEILTLDEDDLELIAENTGAPAIKTHKSKRSKFRRLKRFVDDYTSDDDNEKSQDVELKTSVIKEKTKSRMSSLEEQEDLSDLYGDNDDLSLSDDKSVSDMSDYGVDIEVSSLIRNIFGDVRTVFEILGRRRRVTNDDYSYEYKAAYEKNCRSITTNSLNSKNSLLGGEAPLQLRSEKNSGETEGGLNCDSDSMLWQLDKPERHSHRYKLRKAHYTDDELKREAEWISLQLVSNSPIHFVNHDPFSLKKIYQSTFGAKSNYYDPETTSVIEDIEEKICLFLYFLLNEHLEVPVIMLHHGHRLCPPLNERFAWYIVEMDQQWSSLSKEAQFVSNLLARLPKEDPDISILTEKINNFKNEQDVEDVRHYISFYYSDLAFNDSIRKGRKQASSFTGVSWNDSQHYGIEKNWTPFLLTPSELAKNIEMSEVFTNLIASRFTVTNTDLNVEKLPFREPPLVDQSMESLNSWLSSLVVGPFNSSSRVLEAILSLESRKLSVSVQIRELLRRWFYNVAAITTVLTPVGENIVNLGHRTWAALNLRRKPVKELISFALKFDEEASTYDEYRHQLTQKEYICRKATAFLDILDAESKGHVTLIIHPVGENEVLPWRDDSDSLALSVYKKNDLLLLDTQSYDKMDAETLNTLIDILTNLYVISPTSIWATEVQKKILKRLVFNELIKFFRKELRKRLQCRAEDCVAFLCYDSLKYRLSLQSYRNQKGKSFRDRKNISNNKLSNYSDSDSSASSKDVDALSDEQRDFSLYTSPRVCGLIVHEEGTTIDIHVLCVDRNGFPTHFARINSFSVADRMTARPPLTGVHWKTDESRKKMLQEFLEKSACEVVVIGVSGFSCRYIKTIVASLLKEMSKKSRFDILFGSLEIAHLYVTSTLCSKEHKRAYGIEGCQAIAIARFIQDPLSSYVQLWHEDSTSTNLLHYLRYHPSQHLIPPERLQNVLEQAIVTAVASAGVDINLIRNKPHMQCLLKFVPGLGPKKAECIMFNMNKTLTCRSELLKLELTNTSKTNLKNASNSFYNNSDSSAQIVGPVVFNNCASFIRISRSICWGKESADPLACTRIHPTYSYSNAYKTARDAFEHVKRLTPQDCAISVMRNPRCLDELDLEEYSYILESRNQPRMLPHVEMIRKELESPFHDSRHPFQEPVKEDLFYLFTKENSFEFRPGTEVLAHVVDTRSKGAVTFIIPPSNVVGNATDSDEYVSQESSSNRNYSSKHEFSFTKSSQVVLALGNLISCYIKSIDFSHFSVELVLSDKNSARFLSSLLFLQNPGLVSPCYTFERILSYICQHKRKRGLSYSVNGGKKKTLSFLVIQANRSSKI
- the LOC128883720 gene encoding transcription elongation factor SPT6-like isoform X2; translated protein: MSYQTFTGDLKSEVDSSYTVCNNSNKEIVNEEAFNLNEFGILDGDAKKESDDSHSRTQLDAMKEEKLDTSENNLNCTKQTIQYDSTYSESQNLKQELNSIKHVENPTNNLLKYSNQNSITEKERDKKVSVEIMSNKRTRFTKELTGQIDANPFLEKETSDVGEHFNEVQESSEKMFFTESPEILAESITVNVEETQSDAFQSIDAVGTEVTSKSTIENFKICQNGENTNQSDDIIQRDVKKMKLNRVAVNSNDHTNLAISCDKTADKTKPHEGSKNKLELQKCMKDPREEVELKEHGKTKFAPTEILNSESDLYKRSASNISKEMREDPTVNIEKEKYTDSNNATDDQKKKRVNTPVEKNNNNNIIQTDTRDKIHSYKRNKKKNGCSDDKVNKEKHVQVDEKGQKIVKNCLSDTENDRHCVKKNGKGEKKKFDIVDEQEEGVELKVKSRQKDNETVREEEKGESLVEETEVSTEEEEEEDQEEQETEEEAAEEAEEEAAEEAEEEIEEQAEEETEEQAEEKAEEQPEEQAEEEQQYPVDEFEDTDEKGEYMDQGDEEEEEDDDEETETLQGFIVNEIPANEVPSDHYEEDEEEILTLDEDDLELIAENTGAPAIKTHKSKRSKFRRLKRFVDDYTSDDDNEKSQDVELKTSVIKEKTKSRMSSLEEQEDLSDLYGDNDDLSLSDDKSVSDMSDYGVDIEVSSLIRNIFGDVRTVFEILGRRRRVTNDDYSYEYKAAYEKNCRSITTNSLNSKNSLLGGEAPLQLRSEKNSGETEGGLNCDSDSMLWQLDKPERHSHRYKLRKAHYTDDELKREAEWISLQLVSNSPIHFVNHDPFSLKKIYQSTFGAKSNYYDPETTSVIEDIEEKICLFLYFLLNEHLEVPVIMLHHGHRLCPPLNERFAWYIVEMDQQWSSLSKEAQFVSNLLARLPKEDPDISILTEKINNFKNEQDVEDVRHYISFYYSDLAFNDSIRKGRKQASSFTGVSWNDSQHYGIEKNWTPFLLTPSELAKNIEMSEVFTNLIASRFTVTNTDLNVEKLPFREPPLVDQSMESLNSWLSSLVVGPFNSSSRVLEAILSLESRKLSVSVQIRELLRRWFYNVAAITTVLTPVGENIVNLGHRTWAALNLRRKPVKELISFALKFDEEASTYDEYRHQLTQKEYICRKATAFLDILDAESKGHVTLIIHPVGENEVLPWRDDSDSLALSVYKKNDLLLLDTQSYDKMDAETLNTLIDILTNLYVISPTSIWATEVQKKILKRLVFNELIKFFRKELRKRLQCRAEDCVAFLCYDSLKYRLSLQSYRNQKGKSFRDRKNISNNKLSNYSDSDSSASSKDVDALSDEQRDFSLYTSPRVCGLIVHEEGTTIDIHVLCVDRNGFPTHFARINSFSVADRMTARPPLTGVHWKTDESRKKMLQEFLEKSACEVVVIGVSGFSCRYIKTIVASLLKEMSKKSRFDILFGSLEIAHLYVTSTLCSKEHKRAYGIEGCQAIAIARFIQDPLSSYVQLWHEDSTSTNLLHYLRYHPSQHLIPPERLQNVLEQAIVTAVASAGVDINLIRNKPHMQCLLKFVPGLGPKKAECIMFNMNKTLTCRSELLKLELTNTSKTNLKNASNSFYNNSDSSAQIVGPVVFNNCASFIRISRSICWGKESADPLACTRIHPTYSYSNAYKTARDAFEHVKRLTPQDCAISVMRNPRCLDELDLEEYSYILESRNQPRMLPHVEMIRKELESPFHDSRHPFQEPVKEDLFYLFTKENSFEFRPGTEVLAHVVDTRSKGAVTFIIPPSNVVGNATDSDEYVSQESSSNRNYSSKHEFSFTKSSQVVLALGNLISCYIKSIDFSHFSVELVLSDKNSARFLSSLLFLQNPGLVSPCYTFERILSYICQHKRKRGLSASMEEKKKPYRFSSFKRIDHPRFRLTSPSKAAYELKHGNIGEALITPFEKSHNVYILTIKVCTDPLMMKTVHIQENYLNDKGYKVGSKFYVDIDLIFGEYVEGLRINLNETFSFEKYYNGRDVKEVENILVTKQRSKESSSGVSNIEWGITIDSNYPMNHPGVRFHLIAITSNKSSKQIPGTYAVLKDGIYVTSEGFKLWNQKEVSLRQLTNWWKTRGFFQRAKLINEYNLTKRNMVKNKNSTSRRVN
- the LOC128883720 gene encoding transcription elongation factor SPT6-like isoform X1, which encodes MSYQTFTGDLKSEVDSSYTVCNNSNKEIVNEEAFNLNEFGILDGDAKKESDDSHSRTQLDAMKEEKLDTSENNLNCTKQTIQYDSTYSESQNLKQELNSIKHVENPTNNLLKYSNQNSITEKERDKKVSVEIMSNKRTRFTKELTGQIDANPFLEKETSDVGEHFNEVQESSEKMFFTESPEILAESITVNVEETQSDAFQSIDAVGTEVTSKSTIENFKICQNGENTNQSDDIIQRDVKKMKLNRVAVNSNDHTNLAISCDKTADKTKPHEGSKNKLELQKCMKDPREEVELKEHGKTKFAPTEILNSESDLYKRSASNISKEMREDPTVNIEKEKYTDSNNATDDQKKKRVNTPVEKNNNNNIIQTDTRDKIHSYKRNKKKNGCSDDKVNKEKHVQVDEKGQKIVKNCLSDTENDRHCVKKNGKGEKKKFDIVDEQEEGVELKVKSRQKDNETVREEEKGESLVEETEVSTEEEEEEDQEEQETEEEAAEEAEEEAAEEAEEEIEEQAEEETEEQAEEKAEEQPEEQAEEEQQYPVDEFEDTDEKGEYMDQGDEEEEEDDDEETGHDVDETLQGFIVNEIPANEVPSDHYEEDEEEILTLDEDDLELIAENTGAPAIKTHKSKRSKFRRLKRFVDDYTSDDDNEKSQDVELKTSVIKEKTKSRMSSLEEQEDLSDLYGDNDDLSLSDDKSVSDMSDYGVDIEVSSLIRNIFGDVRTVFEILGRRRRVTNDDYSYEYKAAYEKNCRSITTNSLNSKNSLLGGEAPLQLRSEKNSGETEGGLNCDSDSMLWQLDKPERHSHRYKLRKAHYTDDELKREAEWISLQLVSNSPIHFVNHDPFSLKKIYQSTFGAKSNYYDPETTSVIEDIEEKICLFLYFLLNEHLEVPVIMLHHGHRLCPPLNERFAWYIVEMDQQWSSLSKEAQFVSNLLARLPKEDPDISILTEKINNFKNEQDVEDVRHYISFYYSDLAFNDSIRKGRKQASSFTGVSWNDSQHYGIEKNWTPFLLTPSELAKNIEMSEVFTNLIASRFTVTNTDLNVEKLPFREPPLVDQSMESLNSWLSSLVVGPFNSSSRVLEAILSLESRKLSVSVQIRELLRRWFYNVAAITTVLTPVGENIVNLGHRTWAALNLRRKPVKELISFALKFDEEASTYDEYRHQLTQKEYICRKATAFLDILDAESKGHVTLIIHPVGENEVLPWRDDSDSLALSVYKKNDLLLLDTQSYDKMDAETLNTLIDILTNLYVISPTSIWATEVQKKILKRLVFNELIKFFRKELRKRLQCRAEDCVAFLCYDSLKYRLSLQSYRNQKGKSFRDRKNISNNKLSNYSDSDSSASSKDVDALSDEQRDFSLYTSPRVCGLIVHEEGTTIDIHVLCVDRNGFPTHFARINSFSVADRMTARPPLTGVHWKTDESRKKMLQEFLEKSACEVVVIGVSGFSCRYIKTIVASLLKEMSKKSRFDILFGSLEIAHLYVTSTLCSKEHKRAYGIEGCQAIAIARFIQDPLSSYVQLWHEDSTSTNLLHYLRYHPSQHLIPPERLQNVLEQAIVTAVASAGVDINLIRNKPHMQCLLKFVPGLGPKKAECIMFNMNKTLTCRSELLKLELTNTSKTNLKNASNSFYNNSDSSAQIVGPVVFNNCASFIRISRSICWGKESADPLACTRIHPTYSYSNAYKTARDAFEHVKRLTPQDCAISVMRNPRCLDELDLEEYSYILESRNQPRMLPHVEMIRKELESPFHDSRHPFQEPVKEDLFYLFTKENSFEFRPGTEVLAHVVDTRSKGAVTFIIPPSNVVGNATDSDEYVSQESSSNRNYSSKHEFSFTKSSQVVLALGNLISCYIKSIDFSHFSVELVLSDKNSARFLSSLLFLQNPGLVSPCYTFERILSYICQHKRKRGLSASMEEKKKPYRFSSFKRIDHPRFRLTSPSKAAYELKHGNIGEALITPFEKSHNVYILTIKVCTDPLMMKTVHIQENYLNDKGYKVGSKFYVDIDLIFGEYVEGLRINLNETFSFEKYYNGRDVKEVENILVTKQRSKESSSGVSNIEWGITIDSNYPMNHPGVRFHLIAITSNKSSKQIPGTYAVLKDGIYVTSEGFKLWNQKEVSLRQLTNWWKTRGFFQRAKLINEYNLTKRNMVKNKNSTSRRVN
- the LOC128883720 gene encoding transcription elongation factor SPT6-like isoform X4, whose translation is MKLNRVAVNSNDHTNLAISCDKTADKTKPHEGSKNKLELQKCMKDPREEVELKEHGKTKFAPTEILNSESDLYKRSASNISKEMREDPTVNIEKEKYTDSNNATDDQKKKRVNTPVEKNNNNNIIQTDTRDKIHSYKRNKKKNGCSDDKVNKEKHVQVDEKGQKIVKNCLSDTENDRHCVKKNGKGEKKKFDIVDEQEEGVELKVKSRQKDNETVREEEKGESLVEETEVSTEEEEEEDQEEQETEEEAAEEAEEEAAEEAEEEIEEQAEEETEEQAEEKAEEQPEEQAEEEQQYPVDEFEDTDEKGEYMDQGDEEEEEDDDEETGHDVDETLQGFIVNEIPANEVPSDHYEEDEEEILTLDEDDLELIAENTGAPAIKTHKSKRSKFRRLKRFVDDYTSDDDNEKSQDVELKTSVIKEKTKSRMSSLEEQEDLSDLYGDNDDLSLSDDKSVSDMSDYGVDIEVSSLIRNIFGDVRTVFEILGRRRRVTNDDYSYEYKAAYEKNCRSITTNSLNSKNSLLGGEAPLQLRSEKNSGETEGGLNCDSDSMLWQLDKPERHSHRYKLRKAHYTDDELKREAEWISLQLVSNSPIHFVNHDPFSLKKIYQSTFGAKSNYYDPETTSVIEDIEEKICLFLYFLLNEHLEVPVIMLHHGHRLCPPLNERFAWYIVEMDQQWSSLSKEAQFVSNLLARLPKEDPDISILTEKINNFKNEQDVEDVRHYISFYYSDLAFNDSIRKGRKQASSFTGVSWNDSQHYGIEKNWTPFLLTPSELAKNIEMSEVFTNLIASRFTVTNTDLNVEKLPFREPPLVDQSMESLNSWLSSLVVGPFNSSSRVLEAILSLESRKLSVSVQIRELLRRWFYNVAAITTVLTPVGENIVNLGHRTWAALNLRRKPVKELISFALKFDEEASTYDEYRHQLTQKEYICRKATAFLDILDAESKGHVTLIIHPVGENEVLPWRDDSDSLALSVYKKNDLLLLDTQSYDKMDAETLNTLIDILTNLYVISPTSIWATEVQKKILKRLVFNELIKFFRKELRKRLQCRAEDCVAFLCYDSLKYRLSLQSYRNQKGKSFRDRKNISNNKLSNYSDSDSSASSKDVDALSDEQRDFSLYTSPRVCGLIVHEEGTTIDIHVLCVDRNGFPTHFARINSFSVADRMTARPPLTGVHWKTDESRKKMLQEFLEKSACEVVVIGVSGFSCRYIKTIVASLLKEMSKKSRFDILFGSLEIAHLYVTSTLCSKEHKRAYGIEGCQAIAIARFIQDPLSSYVQLWHEDSTSTNLLHYLRYHPSQHLIPPERLQNVLEQAIVTAVASAGVDINLIRNKPHMQCLLKFVPGLGPKKAECIMFNMNKTLTCRSELLKLELTNTSKTNLKNASNSFYNNSDSSAQIVGPVVFNNCASFIRISRSICWGKESADPLACTRIHPTYSYSNAYKTARDAFEHVKRLTPQDCAISVMRNPRCLDELDLEEYSYILESRNQPRMLPHVEMIRKELESPFHDSRHPFQEPVKEDLFYLFTKENSFEFRPGTEVLAHVVDTRSKGAVTFIIPPSNVVGNATDSDEYVSQESSSNRNYSSKHEFSFTKSSQVVLALGNLISCYIKSIDFSHFSVELVLSDKNSARFLSSLLFLQNPGLVSPCYTFERILSYICQHKRKRGLSASMEEKKKPYRFSSFKRIDHPRFRLTSPSKAAYELKHGNIGEALITPFEKSHNVYILTIKVCTDPLMMKTVHIQENYLNDKGYKVGSKFYVDIDLIFGEYVEGLRINLNETFSFEKYYNGRDVKEVENILVTKQRSKESSSGVSNIEWGITIDSNYPMNHPGVRFHLIAITSNKSSKQIPGTYAVLKDGIYVTSEGFKLWNQKEVSLRQLTNWWKTRGFFQRAKLINEYNLTKRNMVKNKNSTSRRVN